Proteins from a genomic interval of Gossypium hirsutum isolate 1008001.06 chromosome A09, Gossypium_hirsutum_v2.1, whole genome shotgun sequence:
- the LOC107928564 gene encoding vacuole membrane protein KMS1 — MDSGKGATTSQQMGSSTEDLRERHQQELENLTLTTQPFKTLRLFLLAIFQYYKRLALYLLAKGGWLALSSTLIAALGILLVTIEGPHEKHVDELSQYIRFGLWWIALGVASSIGLGSGLHTFVLYLGPHIALFTIKAMQCGRVDLKSAPYDTIQLKRGPSWLDKSCEEFGPPLFSSTHGSRVPLSSILQQVQLEAILWGIGTALGELPPYFISRAASESGREFNAMEELDGSSSEDPGVIAAQLEKIKRWLLSHSQHLNFFTILILASVPNPLFDLAGIMCGQFGIPFWEFFLSTLIGKAIIKTYIQMVFIISICNNQLLDWIENELIWVLGFVPGFDTFLPTLTAKLHAAKDKYLSTSQPLPSNIKGKWDLSFASIWNTVVWLMLMNFFVKIVNATAQRYYKKQMDEQVDDNVSASTHSD, encoded by the exons ATGGATTCAGGCAAAGGAGCAACTACTTCTCAACAAATGGGATCGTCGACCGAAG ATCTTCGTGAGAGACATCAACAAGAATTAGAAAACTTGACATTAACAACACAGCCCTTCAAAACATTAAGGCTATTTCTTCTGGCTATCTTTCAATATTATAAGCGATTAGCATTATATCTTTTGGCAAAGGGTGGTTGGCTTGCGCTTTCAAGCACTCTAATAGCAGCTCTTGGAATTTTGCTTGTAACAATTGAGGGTCCTCATGAAAAG CATGTTGATGAACTTTCTCAGTATATTCGGTTTGGACTATGGTGGATCGCACTCGGTGTTGCATCTTCAATTGGGcttg GATCTGGTCTGCATACTTTTGTCCTTTATTTGGGTCCGCATATTGCCTTGTTTACCATAAAAGCAATGCAATGTGGACGAGTAGACCTGAAGAGTGCTCCATATGATACAATACAGTTGAAGAGAGGCCCTTCATGGCTGGATAAATCCTGTGAAGAGTTTGGGCCCCCATTGTTTTCATCAACACATGGTTCAAGGGTTCCTCTTAGCAGCATACTGCAGCAGGTGCAGCTGGAGGCTATCTTATGGGGTATCGGGACTGCACTAGGAGAGCTTCCTCCTTACTTCATCTCAAGGGCTG CTAGTGAGTCAGGTCGCGAATTTAATGCCATGGAAGAATTGGATGGTTCCTCAAGTGAGGATCCTGGAGTCATAGCTGCACAGCTGGAAAAGATCAAACGCTGGCTGTTGTCCCACTCCCAACATTTGAACTTCTTTACCATTTTAATTCTTGCCTCG GTCCCCAATCCGTTATTTGACCTTGCTGGCATCATGTGTGGACAATTTGGCATTCCATTCTGGGAGTTCTTTCTCTCAACATTGATTGGGAAGGCAATTATTAAAACTTACATACAG ATGGTTTTTATTATCTCTATCTGTAACAATCAACTCCTTGATTGGATAGAGAATGAGTTGATTTGGGTGCTCGGCTTCGTACCTGGATTTGATACATTCTTGCCCACACTTACAGCAAAACTTCATGCAGCCAAAGACAAGTACTTGTCCACCTCACAACCGCTGCCTTCAAATATCAAG GGGAAGTGGGATTTATCATTTGCTTCGATCTGGAACACTGTTGTGTGGCTTATGCTAATGAACTTCTTTGTCAAGATTGTCAATGCAACTGCTCAGAGATATTATAAAAAACAGATGGATGAGCAGGTAGATGACAACGTGTCTGCTTCAACTCATTCCGATTAA